GGGCTTCCCGAGGAGGACAGCGTGGCCTTACCCCCAGAAACCGAGCGCGCTACGATCGGGGGTGACGACGGCGTCCCGGAGACGGAATCGGTCACGATCGCCGTTCCCCGCCTCCCACGGATCTCGAACTTCACCGACCTTACACCGTTAGAGCGCACACCGGGCGTTCGGGTGATGTACCTTCCGCTCTCGGCGGGCAAACAGCTCACAGATGCCGACGCGGTCGTCGTTCCGGGGACCAAAAATACAGTCGATGACTGTCTCGCGCTCCGGTCGAACGGGTTCGACGCGTCGCTGCGCGCGTTCGATGGGCCGATCGTCGGGATTTGTGGCGGATATCAGCTACTCGGCGAGCGGCTCACGAACGCCGCGGTCGAAGCGACCGGTTCCGTCGACGTGGTCGAAGGTGTCGGGGTGCTTCCCACCGAAACACGCTTTTCGACCGAGAAACACGTCGAGCCAGTGAGTCGGACGATCCACGGCTGTGGCCCGCTCGACGGAGCCACCGGGACTGTCACCGGGTACGAGATCCACATGGGAGAGACGAAGCTGCTTTCCCCCGTCGATCAGCCGTTCGACGGAACAGGAGCAGCGACCGATCGGGTGCTTGGAACGTACGTGCACGGACTGTTCGAGAACCGGCCGGTACGGGAGGCGTTTCTCGACAGCGTGTTCGCCCACGCCGGACTCGTTCGGCCCGAAGCCGATGAATCGGCGAGAAGAGTAGATCTGGAGGCGGCTTACGACCGGGCAGCAGATCTCATCCGCGAGCACGTCGATCTCGAACCGCTCGGCCTTCCTACCTGAGGGTGGAACGGCAGTGTGTTAACGACTACAGATACGCACCGTCCCAGTCGTCCGGTCGGTGGACGTTTCCACATTCCGTACATTTGATCCGATCCAGCTCATCGGCCGCTTCGACTGCCGAACCACAGTTCGAACAGTAGAAGCCGTACTGTTCGTCGTAGGTATCGTCGTTGTACACCGGATGGAAGGGTGCAGCATCGCCCGGGATCGTGTCGTCTGCGACGAATCGTTCGTCGCCCTCTGCGTCGATCGTCGAAGGCACATTCTGAGGTTCGGCTGGATCCGTCTCCTCCGCCTCTTTGGCGGTCGGTGCGTAGATGTGCTCTCGCCAGTCATCGCCACCGAATTCGGTGTCTTGCTGGTCGATTCGTTCGTAGCCGAATCGTTCGGCAAAGCTGTCGCCCTCGGAGTTGCTGGCGAGAATTCGAACGTGTACAGCGGTCGCTCCTCGATCGTGGAGCGTTTCGCGCATCCATTCGAACAGCTCCGTCCCCGCTTTCTGCCCGCGCTCTTCGGGATGAACGTGGAGCCACCGCAGTTCCCCCGTATCGTCCGCGAGGGTCCCCTCCGCAAACCCGACGACGGAGTCATCGGTCTCGGCAACGCCGATCACGCTCTCATCGAGTCGATCCTCTATGGTTTCTACACCGAACCATTCCTCAATGATGACGTCGATTGCGGTGGGACTGACCGCGTACGACGCCTGTATCGACTGGCGCGCGATATCGTAAATCCTCGTGGCGTCTGCCTCGGTTGCGTTGCGGACGTTCATAGTGAATGTTGGGTGGTAACGGGAATAAAACGTGAACTCGGTCTGGCTCTCGATGGTTACTCCTCTCTGTCGTAGGACGTGACGCGTCCCCACGTCGATTTTTTGCCCCACAGTCCGGATCGAAGACACTCACACTCGACGATCTGGGAGTTGTCGATGAACATGTTCACGTTCGGGCCGAAGTTTTTGATGTACCATTCGAACATCTCGGGACCGGGCGCTTCGAACACGCAGTTTTCGAGTCCTAGTTCGGTGGCGATCTGATAGGCGACATCGGTCCGCCAATCGGTCACGTTCTCAGTGATGCCTTCGGCTTCGACCATCAGCTTGTACGCGCCTGCATCGAGGTGACGACGCCCTTCTTCGATCGCCAGCGCGGGATCCTGCTGGGTCTCTTCTAACAGCTCTTCCTCGCTAGACGCACCGCCAGCACCGAACTGAACGTTGATCTCAGGTTTGGCCTTCAGTCCGTGATCGACGACCAGTTCGGTGAGTGCGACCACGTCGTCGACGTCGATGGCGAGGAAACCCGAGGAGATTTCCACGATGTCAAAGCCTAGCTCCCCTGCTTTCGCAACATAGTCTTCGACATGGGCGTTGTCCGCGACGAGTACGTGCTCGATAAACCCACCTGTCGAGACTTCGACGTCGAACTCGTGGCACGTTTCGATCAGCTCGACCACCGCCTCTTCGGGCATCAACGCGAACGACCCACCAGAGAACTTGTAGATGTCCACGTAGTGC
The sequence above is drawn from the Halocatena salina genome and encodes:
- a CDS encoding cobyric acid synthase, with the translated sequence MTHTLLVAGTASHVGKTTVVAGLCRLFASLDTPVAPYKAQNMSNNARVVPTPSGETGEIGVSQYIQARAGDVHPTTDVNPVLLKPRGDGDSQVVINGQAVGHYEAREYYAEHWDRARSMARASWERLAEEYEYVIAEGAGSIAEINLHHRDLANVETARFADADILLVGDIERGGVFGSLLGTLSLLPDDLRARVVGCLITKFRGDRSLLTPGIEAFERRTGVPVLGVLPYDDPGLPEEDSVALPPETERATIGGDDGVPETESVTIAVPRLPRISNFTDLTPLERTPGVRVMYLPLSAGKQLTDADAVVVPGTKNTVDDCLALRSNGFDASLRAFDGPIVGICGGYQLLGERLTNAAVEATGSVDVVEGVGVLPTETRFSTEKHVEPVSRTIHGCGPLDGATGTVTGYEIHMGETKLLSPVDQPFDGTGAATDRVLGTYVHGLFENRPVREAFLDSVFAHAGLVRPEADESARRVDLEAAYDRAADLIREHVDLEPLGLPT
- a CDS encoding GNAT family N-acetyltransferase, which gives rise to MNVRNATEADATRIYDIARQSIQASYAVSPTAIDVIIEEWFGVETIEDRLDESVIGVAETDDSVVGFAEGTLADDTGELRWLHVHPEERGQKAGTELFEWMRETLHDRGATAVHVRILASNSEGDSFAERFGYERIDQQDTEFGGDDWREHIYAPTAKEAEETDPAEPQNVPSTIDAEGDERFVADDTIPGDAAPFHPVYNDDTYDEQYGFYCSNCGSAVEAADELDRIKCTECGNVHRPDDWDGAYL
- a CDS encoding phosphosulfolactate synthase, translated to MPVDNRAFEFLRVNDRPDKPREKGITEIRGPYYDPMGPRELRDILETMGHYVDIYKFSGGSFALMPEEAVVELIETCHEFDVEVSTGGFIEHVLVADNAHVEDYVAKAGELGFDIVEISSGFLAIDVDDVVALTELVVDHGLKAKPEINVQFGAGGASSEEELLEETQQDPALAIEEGRRHLDAGAYKLMVEAEGITENVTDWRTDVAYQIATELGLENCVFEAPGPEMFEWYIKNFGPNVNMFIDNSQIVECECLRSGLWGKKSTWGRVTSYDREE